A stretch of the Xylanibacillus composti genome encodes the following:
- a CDS encoding VanZ family protein: protein MKISNRRIYRFLSWLAVIVWMAVIFYLSSQAQEESKRLSSTITINIAYTVEQINPNAMFNTARLNHIVRKNAHFISYLILGILTMQAMRRSGVSWSKSIVYSMLLCVTYAISDEWHQSFVPGRGPEVRDVGIDSVGAIVGIIIYVLGNKIRSTIAGLQEKSA from the coding sequence ATGAAAATTAGCAATAGAAGGATATATAGATTTTTATCATGGCTGGCCGTCATCGTATGGATGGCGGTCATTTTCTATTTATCTTCACAAGCGCAAGAGGAATCGAAACGACTGAGCTCCACAATAACGATAAATATTGCGTATACTGTGGAACAGATTAATCCAAATGCAATGTTTAATACCGCTAGACTTAACCATATAGTTCGTAAGAATGCACATTTCATTTCATACCTTATTCTGGGGATTCTGACGATGCAGGCGATGCGAAGAAGCGGAGTTTCTTGGTCAAAGAGTATTGTGTATTCTATGTTGCTTTGTGTTACTTATGCAATTTCCGATGAGTGGCATCAAAGCTTTGTCCCTGGTCGTGGCCCAGAAGTCCGTGATGTCGGGATAGATAGTGTGGGTGCGATTGTGGGGATTATTATATATGTTCTCGGAAATAAGATTAGAAGTACCATTGCCGGTTTGCAAGAGAAGAGCGCATGA
- a CDS encoding alpha/beta-type small acid-soluble spore protein: protein MGRGQSGRPKVVPESHAAIDQLKYEIAAEIGLPVGPYAVGATGADTEFATELGAIPQGQMKEDYWGHIASRDAGFVGGTITARLVRRAEETLLNG from the coding sequence ATGGGCAGAGGTCAATCTGGACGTCCCAAGGTCGTACCGGAAAGCCATGCGGCTATCGACCAGCTAAAGTATGAGATCGCAGCCGAGATCGGACTGCCGGTAGGACCATATGCTGTAGGCGCTACTGGCGCAGACACTGAATTTGCTACCGAACTTGGCGCCATCCCTCAGGGTCAAATGAAGGAGGATTACTGGGGGCATATCGCCAGCAGAGATGCAGGCTTTGTAGGAGGGACCATTACGGCTCGCTTGGTTCGGCGTGCGGAAGAGACGCTGTTGAACGGCTAA
- a CDS encoding sensor histidine kinase — translation MARKKPDAIDQVLEKALEVMDDSKYQIYEISESARNEQTSLNKELQQVLDEIASVIGKVDKLEVDFRQARVRLTEVSRDFKRYNEQDIKSAYETATQIQGELIVFREKEVNLKYRRDDLQKRIRNVERTIERAEVVVSQMNVVLEYLSGNLDQVTRILESAKNRQMIGLKIILAQEEERKRIAREIHDGLAQSLANLILRSEIAERLMDKGEYDVVREEVADLKAQVRLGLEEVRKMIFNLRPMALDDLGLVPTLRKFAQDFEEKHHIRTSFEVVGKEARLPSPMEVAIYRFVQEAFSNILKHSGATYVFVELAYEPSWVKILVHDNGKGFNVDLVQAKVPEGSFGLVGMKERVELLEGVFDIQSDSNAGTKLMMSVPVNDEKEGSDPNNGAF, via the coding sequence TTGGCGCGAAAAAAACCTGATGCGATCGACCAGGTGCTGGAGAAGGCCCTGGAAGTCATGGATGACAGCAAATATCAGATTTACGAAATATCCGAAAGCGCTCGAAACGAGCAGACATCCTTGAATAAGGAGCTGCAGCAGGTTCTGGATGAAATCGCGTCCGTCATCGGGAAGGTGGACAAGCTGGAGGTAGACTTTCGTCAGGCGCGTGTTCGCTTGACGGAGGTCAGCCGGGATTTCAAGCGGTACAATGAACAGGATATCAAGAGTGCCTATGAGACAGCCACCCAAATTCAAGGCGAGTTGATCGTTTTCCGGGAGAAGGAAGTGAACTTGAAGTATAGAAGGGACGACCTGCAGAAGCGAATCCGCAATGTAGAGCGCACCATTGAACGCGCGGAAGTTGTAGTTTCGCAAATGAATGTCGTGCTGGAATACTTGTCAGGCAATCTGGATCAGGTTACGCGCATTTTGGAATCGGCTAAGAACCGTCAAATGATCGGATTGAAGATTATTCTGGCGCAGGAGGAGGAGCGCAAGCGGATCGCCAGGGAAATCCATGACGGCTTGGCGCAGTCGCTGGCGAATCTCATCCTGCGTTCGGAAATCGCCGAGCGCCTCATGGATAAGGGAGAGTACGATGTCGTCCGCGAGGAAGTAGCGGATTTGAAGGCGCAGGTCAGGCTGGGGCTGGAGGAAGTGCGCAAGATGATCTTCAACTTGCGGCCGATGGCTTTGGATGACCTGGGACTGGTCCCGACCTTGCGCAAATTTGCCCAGGATTTTGAAGAGAAGCATCATATTCGCACCAGTTTCGAAGTTGTGGGCAAGGAAGCGCGTCTCCCTTCGCCGATGGAAGTAGCGATCTACCGGTTCGTGCAAGAGGCCTTCTCCAATATTTTGAAGCACTCAGGCGCAACCTATGTATTTGTGGAATTGGCGTATGAACCTAGCTGGGTGAAGATACTGGTTCATGATAACGGGAAGGGCTTCAACGTAGACTTGGTGCAGGCCAAGGTGCCGGAGGGGAGCTTCGGCTTGGTCGGCATGAAGGAACGCGTGGAGCTTCTGGAAGGAGTGTTCGATATTCAGTCTGATTCCAATGCGGGTACGAAACTGATGATGAGCGTGCCTGTCAATGATGAAAAGGAAGGGAGTGACCCGAATAATGGAGCATTCTAA
- a CDS encoding stalk domain-containing protein: MKSKQTAKFFRRSQRNSPATGAGTKQPGLLSSMPWKALCSATLAGLLVTQPVSGPMSALFDADPVRTAAAATLGTASQQKPVLVREENITAGAKLREYVWQFQRGNKAVRTEVQAIVVDLQNPHVKLDVMSGKDGKTASRDTVLNQARHSGAVAGVNGDYFNTAAEFTPIGPQITSGTVVSSPSNHLNGMYTFGITKDNKPIIDTYKFDGKVTAASGASYSLAGINQTYSWFGSGDNLQHTHAHAIHLYTDMWSSKSRGNDGSTTPTEVLIEAGRVSQISAGQALDMTVPEGGYILRAAGRAADFVTSNLQVGDPVQIDYTLTPGNPNNLTNVSDFQMLIGGHTLLVDNGKPAEWTRDVSSIGGHRSRTAIGFSEDRRYVYLVTAEASKNSDGISLSELRNLLVSLGVWKAVNLDGGGSTQMVSRPLGEFNVVLTNETEFGVQRQVVNSVGVYTTAPKGNVAGFLIRGADLLFVGERADYSLNAYDQYYNPMDMSEFEAKWTADNGSFEGNVFRAGRAGTATLKATSGQATQSKTINIVGSDQVQSLRVDAPEMMLTSGAAYTLPVVATLQNGHQRTVPAELIDWQFYGFTGSFEGNRLTVQNVGDAASGQLVARFDGFSTLVHAPTGREQLFTDFEQDALPIGFTSYPADVTGSVRVDSGFAGEAQNRALILEYDFTEGRGTKAAYAVFNQDQGLSVEGEPLQMKVRVNGDNSLNWVRAEVLDGKGDLHRVDITRNMNWRGWKSLNVDLTEYNLAYPIKLKRIYVTSPEEGQDEREAQGAIAIDDISFLYKRELEQDRKPTLKLAVNKKTMTLDNEVRQLDQAPIIMKETTMVPIRFVSDALGGLVFWDNDEKRVTVLKEDRLVELWVDQQGIVMNGSRTTTLVPPTIVGGRTLVPLRLISEAFGWDVQWNNDEKSIILQ; this comes from the coding sequence ATGAAAAGCAAGCAAACAGCCAAGTTTTTCAGACGCAGTCAGCGCAATTCTCCGGCAACGGGCGCGGGTACGAAGCAACCAGGGCTTCTCTCGTCCATGCCGTGGAAGGCCTTGTGTTCGGCAACGCTCGCCGGCCTGCTGGTGACGCAGCCGGTGTCCGGGCCAATGTCGGCACTCTTCGATGCAGATCCGGTCCGGACGGCCGCAGCCGCAACCTTGGGCACGGCCTCCCAGCAGAAGCCGGTGCTAGTGCGCGAGGAGAACATTACCGCAGGCGCCAAGCTGCGCGAATATGTATGGCAGTTCCAGCGCGGGAACAAGGCAGTTAGAACGGAAGTGCAGGCGATCGTAGTAGATCTGCAAAACCCGCATGTGAAGCTCGACGTCATGAGCGGGAAGGACGGCAAGACAGCGAGCCGCGATACGGTGCTCAATCAGGCAAGGCACAGCGGAGCCGTAGCGGGAGTGAATGGCGACTATTTCAACACAGCGGCAGAATTCACGCCGATAGGACCGCAGATCACGAGCGGAACTGTCGTCTCGTCTCCAAGCAATCATCTGAATGGCATGTATACCTTTGGGATCACCAAGGACAATAAGCCGATTATCGACACGTACAAGTTTGACGGGAAAGTAACGGCCGCAAGCGGCGCCTCTTATTCCTTGGCAGGCATCAACCAGACGTATTCCTGGTTCGGGAGCGGCGATAATTTGCAGCATACCCATGCGCATGCGATTCATTTGTATACGGATATGTGGTCTTCGAAATCCCGCGGCAACGACGGTTCGACCACACCGACAGAAGTGCTCATCGAAGCCGGCAGAGTGTCTCAAATCAGCGCCGGACAGGCACTGGACATGACCGTGCCGGAGGGCGGATATATCTTGCGGGCAGCGGGCAGGGCAGCAGATTTCGTTACCAGCAATCTGCAGGTGGGCGATCCTGTCCAGATCGATTATACATTGACGCCGGGCAACCCGAACAATCTGACGAATGTATCGGACTTTCAGATGCTGATCGGCGGCCATACGCTGCTTGTGGATAACGGGAAGCCGGCGGAATGGACGCGGGATGTGAGCAGCATTGGAGGCCATCGTTCCCGCACGGCCATAGGGTTTTCGGAAGACCGCAGGTATGTTTATCTGGTGACAGCCGAGGCAAGCAAGAACAGCGACGGCATCAGCCTGTCTGAGCTGCGCAATTTGCTCGTTTCGCTGGGCGTTTGGAAAGCTGTCAATCTGGACGGCGGCGGATCGACACAGATGGTCAGCCGGCCATTAGGCGAATTTAACGTAGTATTGACGAACGAAACCGAATTCGGCGTCCAGAGGCAGGTTGTCAATAGTGTAGGGGTGTACACGACAGCGCCGAAGGGCAACGTTGCCGGTTTCCTCATTCGCGGGGCGGATTTGCTGTTTGTCGGCGAACGTGCAGATTATTCGCTTAACGCCTATGATCAATACTACAATCCGATGGATATGAGTGAATTTGAAGCGAAATGGACGGCGGATAACGGCAGCTTTGAGGGCAATGTGTTCCGGGCAGGACGTGCCGGGACAGCTACGCTGAAGGCCACCTCCGGACAGGCTACCCAAAGCAAGACGATCAATATAGTCGGAAGCGATCAGGTGCAGTCGCTTCGCGTGGATGCGCCCGAAATGATGCTTACATCCGGCGCGGCATACACCTTGCCGGTAGTGGCCACGCTGCAGAACGGTCATCAGCGCACAGTGCCGGCAGAATTGATCGACTGGCAGTTCTACGGCTTTACCGGCAGCTTTGAAGGCAACCGGTTGACCGTTCAGAACGTGGGAGACGCTGCTTCAGGCCAATTGGTTGCGCGCTTTGACGGATTCAGCACGCTGGTTCATGCCCCTACAGGACGAGAGCAGCTCTTCACCGATTTCGAGCAGGATGCGCTCCCGATCGGGTTCACCTCTTACCCGGCAGATGTCACGGGCAGCGTTCGTGTAGACAGCGGCTTTGCGGGTGAGGCTCAGAATCGGGCGCTTATTCTGGAGTACGATTTCACCGAAGGCAGAGGAACAAAAGCGGCATACGCCGTCTTCAATCAGGATCAGGGCTTGTCAGTCGAGGGCGAGCCGCTGCAAATGAAGGTTCGCGTGAACGGGGACAACAGTCTGAACTGGGTGCGTGCAGAAGTGCTGGATGGCAAGGGAGACTTGCATCGCGTCGATATTACCCGCAATATGAATTGGAGGGGCTGGAAGTCGCTGAACGTGGATCTCACCGAATACAATTTGGCGTATCCGATTAAGCTTAAGCGCATTTACGTGACAAGCCCCGAGGAAGGGCAAGATGAGCGCGAGGCGCAGGGAGCCATCGCTATTGATGACATTTCGTTCTTGTACAAAAGAGAGCTGGAACAGGATCGGAAGCCGACATTGAAGCTTGCCGTGAACAAGAAGACCATGACGTTGGATAATGAAGTTCGTCAGCTGGATCAAGCCCCGATCATCATGAAAGAGACGACTATGGTACCGATTCGCTTCGTTTCCGACGCATTGGGCGGGCTCGTTTTCTGGGACAATGATGAGAAGCGGGTGACGGTATTGAAGGAGGATCGGTTGGTCGAATTATGGGTCGATCAGCAGGGCATAGTAATGAATGGCTCAAGAACTACGACCTTAGTCCCTCCTACAATCGTTGGCGGTCGTACGCTTGTACCACTGCGCTTGATTTCTGAGGCCTTTGGCTGGGATGTACAGTGGAATAATGACGAAAAATCGATTATTCTGCAGTAA
- a CDS encoding AIM24 family protein, with amino-acid sequence MNVVSPMPVGHVQISLDAEESIQVYHPRAILAFQGKPTNREDRIMNMAGIYRKKRFVCSRISGAGELVLGLPEGCSLETIDIPPDSDLLFDFRHVLFHTDGLGMKTRIQTLRNAWITRKFTRMRFSGPGMLGVITTGTLVTLQLDPEKPLFVDAGALVAYPERASVKLSVYGNSLASQHMNVQFEMTGHGPVLLQSGSADMLLQQELRNESWLRRVLRELLPFGGVYIK; translated from the coding sequence ATGAACGTCGTATCCCCAATGCCCGTCGGCCATGTCCAGATCAGCTTGGATGCGGAAGAATCGATCCAGGTATACCATCCGCGTGCGATTCTGGCCTTTCAGGGCAAACCGACAAATCGGGAAGACCGAATCATGAATATGGCCGGCATATACCGGAAGAAGCGATTTGTTTGCTCTCGCATCAGCGGTGCGGGCGAGCTGGTACTCGGTTTGCCGGAAGGATGCTCGCTGGAAACGATCGATATCCCGCCGGACAGCGATCTGCTCTTTGATTTCCGGCACGTGTTGTTTCATACTGACGGGCTGGGGATGAAGACGCGAATCCAGACGCTTCGCAATGCCTGGATTACCCGCAAATTCACCCGCATGCGCTTTAGCGGTCCCGGGATGCTCGGTGTGATTACAACCGGAACGCTGGTGACGCTCCAACTGGACCCCGAGAAGCCGTTGTTTGTCGATGCGGGGGCGCTGGTCGCGTATCCGGAACGGGCATCCGTCAAGCTTTCTGTATACGGGAATTCGTTGGCGAGCCAGCACATGAATGTGCAGTTTGAGATGACCGGGCATGGACCTGTTCTGCTTCAATCTGGCTCGGCAGACATGCTGCTGCAGCAGGAATTGCGCAATGAAAGCTGGCTGCGCCGGGTGCTGCGAGAGCTGCTGCCGTTCGGCGGCGTGTATATCAAGTAG
- the metK gene encoding methionine adenosyltransferase: protein MALQRTRRLFTSESVTEGHPDKICDQISDAVLDAFLKVDPHARVACEVSVATGLVLVIGEISSKADYVDIPKIVRETIRDIGYTRAKYGFDSNTCAVLTSLNEQSADIAAGVNAALESREGDTSQETANIGAGDQGLMFGFAVNETPELMPLPIALAHRLSRRLAEVRKDGTLDYLRPDGKTQVTIEYDEHDKPVRVDTIVISTQHHEDITLETITRDIKEQVINPVVPADLLDDETKYFINPTGRFVIGGPQGDAGLTGRKIIVDTYGGYARHGGGAFSGKDPTKVDRSAAYAARYVAKNIVAAGLAEKCEIQLAYAIGVAQPVSISVDTYGTGKVGEDKLVELIRKHFDLRPAGIIQMLDLRRPIYKQTAAYGHFGRNDLDVPWERTDKAELLKAEAQ from the coding sequence ATGGCTTTGCAGCGCACACGTCGTCTTTTTACGTCGGAATCGGTTACGGAAGGCCATCCGGACAAAATTTGCGATCAGATTTCTGACGCGGTTTTGGACGCGTTCTTGAAGGTAGATCCCCATGCCCGCGTAGCCTGTGAAGTGTCTGTGGCAACGGGTCTGGTACTGGTCATAGGCGAAATTTCGAGCAAGGCGGATTATGTCGATATTCCGAAGATTGTCCGCGAGACGATTCGCGATATCGGATACACCCGCGCGAAATACGGATTTGACTCCAATACTTGCGCAGTTTTGACATCTCTGAATGAGCAGTCTGCGGACATTGCTGCTGGCGTCAACGCGGCGCTCGAGTCCCGCGAAGGCGACACCTCGCAGGAAACAGCGAATATCGGTGCAGGAGACCAGGGCTTGATGTTTGGTTTTGCCGTCAATGAGACGCCTGAATTGATGCCGCTCCCGATTGCGCTGGCACATCGCTTGTCTCGCCGCTTGGCAGAGGTTCGCAAGGACGGCACGCTCGATTACTTGCGTCCGGACGGCAAGACACAGGTGACCATCGAATATGATGAGCATGACAAGCCGGTTCGTGTGGATACGATCGTTATCTCGACTCAGCACCATGAGGATATCACGCTGGAGACCATTACCCGCGACATTAAGGAACAGGTTATCAATCCGGTCGTACCGGCGGATTTGCTCGATGACGAGACGAAATATTTCATCAATCCGACAGGCCGTTTTGTCATTGGCGGACCGCAAGGCGATGCCGGACTTACTGGCCGCAAGATCATTGTCGATACGTACGGCGGCTATGCACGCCATGGCGGCGGCGCCTTCTCCGGAAAGGATCCGACGAAGGTAGACCGTTCCGCGGCATATGCAGCCCGTTATGTGGCGAAGAACATCGTAGCTGCAGGCTTGGCTGAAAAGTGCGAAATCCAGCTTGCTTACGCCATTGGGGTAGCGCAGCCGGTATCCATTAGCGTGGATACATATGGGACAGGCAAGGTTGGCGAGGACAAGCTTGTAGAACTGATCCGCAAGCACTTTGATCTGCGCCCGGCAGGAATTATCCAGATGCTTGACCTGCGCCGTCCGATTTACAAGCAGACAGCGGCGTATGGACACTTTGGCCGCAATGACCTGGACGTGCCTTGGGAGCGCACCGACAAGGCGGAGCTGCTAAAGGCGGAAGCGCAATAA
- a CDS encoding DEAD/DEAH box helicase — MRAELQAKVWMVGECVDKVRWQVVLAGAGRGGQEEEAEWRHYALRPCLPFGVAHYWAERLNRAWVGDHGAGSQSAQIKAGSDVRQVLRWWLDQLDTDLRMWGSRGILLLREPAGASRLRLRIIRSEPAVHEALSPVASAPPSFSWSALQGRSLLLSELERWLMSRGIAIREGEMYTAAWGRMLQAAYESGQVELTSGIQLHAKGEMSCSRCGTGGEAMHWRPCAACGYICPYCEQCLQLGRVRLCSPLVRSPHASPSGRRGDRQMNLEEGSEAERGSIRSRGSIRSEPDLRKWGLSPAQKDAVERGLQFLKQTGGSGRKLSDSREPLSFLIWAVTGAGKTEMVYPLIEHELARGGRVLVAAPRRDVVMELKPRLQRAFPQCRVIALYGGSEDTWVAGEVVLATTHQLLRYDRAFDLAIIDELDAFPYHNNPMLHYAASRALADGGRRILLSATPTAPLKRAARRGKLPHALVYVRYHRHPLPVPRLLRTQPLAKWLRLSKQVRTSIVLERLLGRGQGSMKRICRGFPPMIWLILQRFLPHGFLRVALQHSVPPNLLYAMQQSLHRGAQLFVFVPRIAETEPTACLLQTMFPQHRVESVHAQDAKRAEKVQAFRRGEIRILVTTTILERGVTVPRTDVYILDAHRSPFDATSLVQMAGRAGRSSDDPAGRVVFAAPFRNLEQIQAVREIKRMNRWAKRKGYLLGSGKGEG, encoded by the coding sequence ATGCGGGCGGAACTGCAAGCGAAGGTGTGGATGGTGGGTGAATGCGTGGACAAGGTGCGTTGGCAAGTCGTATTGGCAGGCGCAGGCAGAGGCGGGCAAGAGGAGGAGGCCGAGTGGCGTCATTACGCGCTGCGGCCCTGCTTGCCCTTCGGAGTGGCGCATTATTGGGCGGAGCGCCTGAACCGGGCGTGGGTTGGAGACCATGGTGCGGGCTCGCAGAGCGCACAAATCAAAGCCGGGTCGGATGTACGGCAAGTGCTGCGCTGGTGGCTGGATCAGCTGGATACGGATTTGCGCATGTGGGGGAGCCGAGGCATCCTGCTGCTTCGTGAACCAGCAGGCGCGTCGCGGCTGCGGCTGCGCATCATCCGATCAGAACCGGCGGTCCATGAGGCCCTATCGCCTGTGGCATCCGCCCCGCCATCCTTTTCCTGGTCGGCACTGCAGGGCCGTTCTCTGCTCCTTTCAGAGTTGGAACGTTGGCTGATGAGCCGCGGGATCGCAATCCGCGAGGGGGAAATGTACACGGCGGCGTGGGGGAGGATGCTGCAAGCTGCCTATGAGTCCGGACAAGTGGAACTGACTTCTGGCATCCAGCTGCATGCAAAAGGGGAGATGTCCTGCAGCCGCTGCGGAACAGGCGGGGAGGCGATGCATTGGCGGCCGTGCGCAGCATGCGGCTACATATGCCCATACTGCGAGCAGTGCCTGCAGCTTGGGCGTGTGCGGTTATGCTCGCCGCTTGTGCGCAGTCCCCATGCAAGTCCGTCCGGGCGGCGCGGCGATAGGCAAATGAACCTGGAAGAAGGCTCGGAAGCGGAGCGGGGCTCTATCAGGTCTCGGGGCTCTATCAGGTCTGAGCCCGATTTGCGGAAGTGGGGCTTGAGCCCTGCCCAGAAGGATGCGGTTGAACGAGGATTGCAGTTTCTTAAGCAGACGGGGGGTAGCGGGCGGAAGCTGTCTGACAGTCGTGAACCGCTCTCCTTCCTGATCTGGGCTGTGACAGGCGCTGGAAAGACGGAAATGGTGTACCCGTTAATCGAGCATGAGCTGGCAAGAGGAGGGCGGGTTCTCGTTGCGGCTCCGAGAAGGGATGTTGTCATGGAACTCAAGCCGCGCCTGCAGCGCGCTTTTCCTCAGTGCCGCGTTATCGCGCTGTACGGCGGCAGCGAGGACACTTGGGTGGCGGGGGAAGTCGTGCTGGCGACGACTCACCAGCTATTGCGTTATGATCGCGCGTTTGACTTGGCCATTATCGACGAGCTGGATGCGTTCCCCTATCACAACAACCCCATGCTGCATTATGCCGCAAGCCGGGCATTGGCCGACGGCGGCCGTCGCATCCTCTTATCAGCCACGCCTACTGCGCCATTGAAACGAGCTGCACGCCGCGGCAAACTGCCGCATGCGCTGGTCTATGTTCGCTATCATCGCCATCCGCTTCCTGTCCCAAGGCTCCTGCGAACACAGCCGCTGGCGAAATGGCTGAGGCTCTCCAAGCAGGTGCGCACCTCCATTGTATTGGAGAGACTGCTCGGAAGGGGGCAAGGTTCGATGAAGCGTATATGCCGCGGCTTTCCGCCAATGATATGGCTGATTCTGCAGCGCTTTTTGCCGCATGGTTTCCTGCGGGTGGCACTACAGCACAGCGTCCCGCCCAATTTGCTATACGCCATGCAGCAAAGCTTGCATCGGGGGGCGCAGCTATTCGTCTTTGTTCCGCGCATCGCCGAGACGGAGCCGACTGCGTGCCTGCTGCAGACCATGTTTCCACAACATCGTGTGGAAAGCGTGCATGCCCAGGACGCGAAAAGAGCCGAGAAGGTGCAGGCTTTCCGAAGGGGAGAGATTCGGATTCTGGTAACGACGACCATCTTGGAGCGGGGCGTGACCGTTCCCCGGACGGACGTCTATATTCTGGACGCACATCGCTCGCCGTTTGACGCCACCTCTCTTGTTCAGATGGCCGGACGGGCCGGGCGATCCAGCGATGATCCGGCTGGTCGAGTCGTCTTTGCCGCCCCCTTCCGCAATCTGGAACAGATTCAGGCCGTCCGGGAAATCAAGCGCATGAACCGATGGGCGAAGCGCAAGGGTTATTTGCTAGGTAGCGGCAAAGGAGAGGGGTGA
- the tuaD gene encoding UDP-glucose 6-dehydrogenase TuaD: MRNIAVIGTGYVGLVSGTCFSDIGNRVVCCDIDSMKIDMLKKGVVPIYEPGLEEVVQRNIKAGRLSFSTDIPVAIQEADIIYIAVGTPMTITGGADLRYVTSVAKTIGENMNGYKVIVNKSTVPVGTGRMVERLIREHLGDPSLEFDVVSNPEFLREGSALADCMNMERAVIGATSDRAAQIIAELHQPFNTEIMITDLESAEMIKYAANCFLATKISYINAIANICEQVGADVTEVAKGIGMDSRIGSRFLQAGIGYGGSCFPKDTHALVHLAESVGYDFKLLKSVIAANDAQKLVVVDKLMQVLGDLKGRTIAVLGLAFKPNTNDMRDAPSLQIVPALLRKEAQLRCYDPIAISEAKVHFGERVTYTSDVEECLLNADAALILTEWDQVKKLDLGKVKKLMAAPIIVDGRNCFPLRQVREAGFIYHSIGRPEVNLDEN; this comes from the coding sequence TTGCGAAACATAGCTGTAATCGGCACAGGTTATGTAGGGCTTGTTTCTGGAACATGTTTTTCAGATATAGGCAATCGAGTTGTATGCTGTGATATCGACAGCATGAAAATCGATATGCTGAAAAAAGGCGTAGTCCCCATCTATGAACCGGGATTGGAAGAGGTTGTACAACGCAATATTAAGGCGGGAAGGCTTTCTTTCTCCACAGATATTCCAGTAGCAATACAGGAAGCAGATATCATATACATTGCGGTGGGAACACCAATGACGATAACTGGTGGAGCCGATTTACGATATGTGACATCTGTCGCAAAGACGATTGGTGAAAACATGAATGGCTACAAAGTCATAGTCAATAAAAGCACTGTTCCAGTTGGAACAGGCCGGATGGTCGAACGATTGATTCGAGAACATTTGGGTGATCCATCTCTAGAATTTGATGTTGTTTCGAATCCAGAATTCCTGCGAGAAGGATCTGCCCTTGCTGATTGTATGAATATGGAGAGAGCTGTTATAGGGGCTACGAGTGATAGAGCTGCTCAGATCATCGCTGAATTGCATCAACCCTTTAATACGGAGATCATGATTACAGATTTGGAAAGTGCAGAAATGATCAAGTATGCGGCAAATTGCTTTCTAGCCACAAAAATCTCATATATCAATGCAATTGCCAATATCTGCGAACAAGTTGGTGCGGATGTAACAGAAGTGGCAAAAGGGATAGGTATGGATTCGCGTATCGGCAGTCGGTTTCTGCAAGCAGGTATTGGCTATGGGGGCTCGTGCTTTCCGAAGGATACGCATGCGCTTGTACATTTGGCCGAATCAGTGGGTTACGATTTCAAATTATTGAAATCTGTAATCGCTGCTAACGATGCCCAGAAGCTTGTAGTAGTAGATAAGCTGATGCAGGTACTTGGGGATTTGAAGGGACGGACGATCGCGGTCCTAGGATTGGCCTTCAAACCGAATACGAATGATATGCGGGATGCGCCGTCTTTGCAAATTGTCCCCGCTTTACTACGCAAGGAGGCGCAATTACGATGCTATGATCCGATTGCGATTTCCGAGGCAAAGGTGCATTTTGGCGAACGGGTTACCTATACAAGTGATGTCGAGGAATGCTTACTGAACGCAGATGCGGCGTTGATTCTAACGGAATGGGACCAAGTCAAAAAGCTTGATCTTGGGAAGGTAAAGAAACTAATGGCTGCACCTATAATCGTGGACGGTAGAAACTGCTTTCCATTGAGGCAGGTGCGCGAGGCAGGATTTATTTATCACTCCATAGGGAGACCTGAGGTTAATCTAGATGAAAATTAG
- a CDS encoding response regulator: MEHSNTIRILIADDHSLFREGLKRIINMESDMEVVGECGDGIHVIELCNECHPDVILMDINMPVENGVVATEKIRMIAPDVKVVILSIHDDESYVFETLRKGASGYLLKDMEAFELLNAVRSVVQGYAYIHPKVTGKLINQLRRMTYLNDTGVAATGETIMRGFGADSETLKENPLTKRECEVLRLMTEGKSNKLIGESLYISEKTVKNHVSSILQKMNVEDRTQAVISAIKSGWVEL; encoded by the coding sequence ATGGAGCATTCTAATACGATCCGCATCTTAATTGCGGATGACCATTCCTTATTTCGGGAAGGGTTGAAGCGGATTATCAATATGGAATCCGATATGGAAGTTGTCGGCGAATGCGGCGACGGCATTCATGTGATCGAGCTGTGCAATGAGTGCCATCCGGATGTCATCCTGATGGATATCAATATGCCTGTAGAAAATGGAGTTGTGGCAACGGAGAAGATCCGCATGATAGCGCCGGATGTCAAGGTTGTCATTCTATCGATTCATGACGATGAGAGCTATGTGTTCGAGACACTGCGCAAGGGGGCATCCGGTTATTTGCTGAAGGATATGGAGGCGTTCGAGCTGCTGAATGCAGTGCGTTCGGTAGTCCAGGGATACGCCTACATTCATCCGAAGGTAACGGGCAAGCTCATTAACCAGCTGCGGCGCATGACGTATTTGAACGATACGGGCGTGGCGGCTACTGGCGAGACGATCATGCGGGGCTTTGGCGCGGACAGCGAGACGCTGAAGGAGAATCCGTTGACGAAGAGGGAGTGCGAAGTGCTTCGCCTGATGACAGAGGGCAAGAGCAATAAGCTGATCGGCGAAAGTTTGTACATAAGCGAGAAGACGGTCAAAAATCACGTCAGCAGCATCCTGCAAAAAATGAACGTTGAGGATCGTACCCAGGCCGTGATAAGCGCGATTAAGTCGGGATGGGTGGAGCTCTGA